One genomic segment of Hordeum vulgare subsp. vulgare chromosome 2H, MorexV3_pseudomolecules_assembly, whole genome shotgun sequence includes these proteins:
- the LOC123429674 gene encoding transcription factor WRKY19-like has product MESVEGNGTGRGNLQLVVSELCRIQELVRQLELHLHAPDTSVDLCRALTAQIFALTDRSIGFVAAAHSSDAPTTPSSTSSSLSGVSDQPFRTNTKKRKATARWTSQVRVSAAGGAEGPVDDGHSWRKYGQKDILGAKHPRAYYRCTHRNSQGCTATKQVQRADEDPVLFDVVYHGQHTCRPTGGGGGGRRPPTNQHNPHAESLLQSLRAGLAVDADHGGLNTSVCVSPPMTSPSMASPVASGSNGGPTMSPYPAGAYTEWPLDGDLQEVVSVFTAVSAPSMDYLFEFDPTFDVDAPNFFM; this is encoded by the exons ATGGAGAGCGTGGAGGGAAACGGCACCGGCCGCGGGAACCTGCAGCTCGTGGTGTCGGAGCTGTGCCGCATCCAGGAGCTGGTGCGGCAGCTGGAGCTGCACCTGCACGCGCCGGACACCTCCGTCGACCTATGCCGCGCCCTCACCGCTCAGATCTTCGCGCTCACCGACAGGTCCATCGGCTTCGTCGCCGCCGCACATTCCTCCGACGCCCCGACGACGCCCTCCAGCACGTCCAGCTCCCTCAGCGGCGTCTCCGACCAGCCTTTCAGGACCAACACCAAGAAGAG GAAGgcgacggcgaggtggacgagccAGGTGAGGGTGAGTGCGGCCGGCGGCGCGGAGGGGCCTGTCGACGACGGCCACAGCTGGAGGAAGTACGGGCAGAAGGACATCCTCGGCGCCAAGCACCCGAGGgcgtactaccgctgcacccacCGCAACTCGCAGGGCTGCACCGCCACCAAGCAGGTGCAGCGCGCCGACGAGGACCCCGTGCTCTTCGACGTCGTCTACCACGGCCAGCACACCTGCAGGCcgacaggcggcggcggcggcggcaggaggcCGCCGACGAACCAACACAACCCGCACGCGGAGAGCCTGCTGCAGAGCCTCAGAGCCGGCCTGGCCGTGGACGCCGATCACGGCGGCCTGAACACCAGCGTCTGTGTCTCACCTCCGATGACGTCGCCGTCGATGGCCTCGCCTGTGGCGTCTGGCTCCAACGGGGGTCCGACCATGTCGCCGTACCCGGCCGGCGCGTACACGGAGTGGCCGTTGGACGGCGACCTCCAGGAGGTGGTGTCGGTGTTCACAGCCGTGTCAGCCCCGAGCATGGACTACCTTTTCGAGTTCGACCCGACCTTCGACGTTGATGCGCCCAACTTCTTCATGTGA